In Nostoc sp. GT001, a genomic segment contains:
- a CDS encoding serine/threonine protein kinase, producing MTITLLNNRYQVIQVIGAGGFGETFLAEDVHMPSRRRCVIKQLKPITNNDPQTYQLIQQRFEREAATLEYLGESSHQIPKLYAYFSENGQFYLVQEWIHGQTLTKIVEAKGFESETAVRQILLSLLSVLDYVHSKGIIHRDIKPDNIILRSVDNEPVLIDFGAVKETIRSVVNSPGYPTRSLVIGTPGYMPSEQAVGRPVYATDIYSLGLTAIYLLTGKHPQELVTDLKTGEILWQQHAPTVSSQLAAVLNQAIKPHAGDRYTTASKMLYALQSATNIPPELTTNTPTVSFSPNASTRQTQPLYSPQNNSAIPGSSNPGNWQKSAVIIGSLLIGGLIGAVAIPSIIRQQQPETNIATSSTPSPESFPAPASTEPPVSSQTSPVPVIPSSPPRQRPTSNPPVIPIPQPEKEPITSETPAPIVVSTPQPEPENEASSVPTPEARSTPQNKPRSKLAATASRQSVPAFPTGTTRNIVEATLGKPNQDLRGAWGNTRAVVYKLVPNKIDLGYLFDRNSKRLRQTEVSFAQSVDLEVMETTLNGMLAGQATEEIQQGLKQVQQRQSDNFSFKNGSVKGQIIRQECNFIYISIWDADLHDFVNPSTAKQC from the coding sequence ATGACAATAACCCTGCTAAACAATCGCTATCAAGTTATCCAGGTAATCGGCGCTGGTGGGTTTGGCGAAACCTTTCTAGCAGAAGATGTCCATATGCCTTCTCGCCGTCGCTGTGTAATCAAGCAACTAAAACCAATAACCAATAATGACCCGCAAACCTACCAACTTATCCAACAACGGTTTGAACGGGAAGCCGCAACCTTGGAGTATTTGGGTGAAAGTAGTCACCAAATTCCCAAACTCTACGCCTACTTTTCTGAAAACGGGCAGTTTTACCTCGTCCAAGAATGGATTCACGGTCAAACCCTGACAAAAATTGTCGAAGCCAAAGGATTTGAGAGTGAAACTGCTGTTCGGCAAATTCTCTTGAGTCTGCTTTCAGTTTTAGATTATGTCCATAGCAAAGGCATTATTCACCGGGATATCAAGCCAGATAACATTATTCTGCGTTCTGTTGATAACGAGCCAGTTTTGATTGATTTTGGTGCAGTCAAAGAAACAATCCGTTCAGTGGTGAATTCTCCAGGATACCCCACGCGATCGCTTGTTATTGGTACGCCGGGATATATGCCTAGCGAACAAGCCGTTGGCCGCCCAGTTTACGCCACTGATATCTACAGCTTAGGTTTAACGGCAATTTATCTGCTGACTGGCAAACACCCGCAAGAACTAGTAACCGATTTAAAAACTGGGGAAATACTTTGGCAGCAGCACGCCCCTACCGTTTCTTCTCAATTGGCAGCAGTACTCAATCAGGCAATTAAGCCTCATGCTGGCGATCGCTACACTACTGCCAGTAAAATGCTATATGCCTTGCAGTCTGCTACTAATATACCTCCTGAGTTAACTACAAATACTCCCACAGTTAGTTTTTCTCCCAATGCATCGACTCGACAAACTCAGCCATTATATTCTCCGCAAAACAATTCTGCGATTCCAGGTTCTTCCAATCCTGGAAACTGGCAAAAATCTGCTGTGATTATTGGTAGTTTGCTCATAGGTGGGTTGATTGGTGCAGTAGCAATTCCTAGCATCATTCGTCAGCAACAACCAGAAACAAACATTGCCACAAGTTCCACGCCATCGCCAGAATCTTTTCCCGCTCCTGCATCTACTGAACCGCCTGTTTCCTCCCAAACTTCTCCAGTTCCAGTTATCCCTAGCTCACCACCACGACAGCGGCCAACCTCTAATCCCCCAGTTATACCCATACCACAGCCAGAAAAAGAGCCTATAACTTCAGAGACTCCAGCACCGATAGTAGTATCTACACCACAACCAGAACCAGAGAATGAGGCAAGTTCAGTTCCCACACCAGAAGCGCGTTCCACACCACAAAACAAGCCGCGCAGTAAATTAGCTGCCACTGCCAGCAGACAAAGCGTTCCCGCATTTCCAACAGGTACAACAAGAAACATTGTAGAAGCTACCCTCGGCAAACCAAATCAAGATTTAAGAGGCGCATGGGGCAACACTCGTGCTGTCGTTTACAAACTTGTACCAAACAAAATTGACCTTGGCTACTTATTCGATCGTAATTCTAAAAGGCTGCGTCAAACTGAGGTATCTTTTGCCCAGTCGGTAGACCTAGAAGTAATGGAAACTACCTTAAATGGAATGTTAGCAGGGCAAGCCACTGAAGAAATTCAGCAGGGACTAAAACAGGTACAACAGCGCCAATCGGATAATTTTAGTTTTAAAAATGGCTCAGTCAAGGGTCAGATTATCCGCCAAGAATGTAATTTTATTTACATCAGCATTTGGGATGCAGATTTACATGATTTTGTAAATCCATCTACAGCCAAACAGTGTTAA
- a CDS encoding alpha-amylase family glycosyl hydrolase — translation MVQTPPSQFSPDQYKVDPAKENVEALIQEPQLDIEIALEFLYTRDIEFRQETIYFLVVDRFYDGDPDNSEGANSELYDPTRQDWGKYWGGDLQGVIDKLDYLKNMGVTALWLTPLFEQVEELFVGNAAIHGYWTKDFKRINPRFIAEGENPSLNATQEEKNTTFDRLITEMHKRNMKLVLDIVCNHSTPDTSGSKGELYDDGVKIADFNDDVNHWYHHYGEVQNWEDDWQVQNCELAGLATFNENNTEYREYIKSAIKQWLDRGVDALRVDTVKHMPIWFWQEFTGEMSNHKPDVFIFGEWIYSNPTDDRSVEFANHSGMTLLDFGLCVAIRAALGQGSEMGFQTIQYIFDQDHCYNGATELVTFIDNHDMCRFQSLNPDPAMLKVAIALIMTCRGIPCIYYGTEQYLHNDTDGGNDPYNRPMMENWDTESEIYRCIRLLSGLRRLNPAVSMGSHWQKYLTPDVYCYVRRYRDSACFVALNRGGEVTLPEVETELPDGEHTCVVTRNKYEVKDGKIYDLVLEERGVIVFSHVGERIKAQTIVRVQLNGVETQPGEIIVVTGDCPELGNWDISKAYPLEYINTNTWFAEIPFDESAGKLIAYKYAMWREGRSPLRENLVNRRWVIAKEGTVKWRDTWASGRES, via the coding sequence ATGGTACAAACCCCACCATCCCAGTTTTCACCAGATCAATATAAAGTAGATCCTGCAAAGGAAAATGTAGAAGCTCTTATACAAGAACCGCAGTTAGATATTGAGATTGCTCTAGAGTTCCTTTACACCAGAGATATTGAATTTCGTCAGGAAACAATTTATTTTCTCGTAGTCGATCGCTTTTATGATGGCGATCCAGATAATAGCGAAGGTGCAAACTCAGAACTGTACGATCCAACTAGACAAGATTGGGGTAAGTACTGGGGTGGCGACTTGCAAGGTGTTATCGATAAATTAGATTATCTCAAAAATATGGGAGTTACCGCTCTTTGGTTAACTCCTCTGTTCGAGCAGGTTGAAGAGTTATTTGTTGGCAATGCAGCAATACATGGCTATTGGACAAAAGACTTTAAACGGATTAATCCTCGATTCATTGCGGAGGGAGAGAACCCTTCTTTAAACGCCACTCAAGAAGAGAAAAATACAACTTTCGATCGGTTAATTACAGAAATGCACAAGCGCAATATGAAGCTAGTGCTGGATATTGTCTGCAACCATAGCACACCTGATACTAGCGGTAGTAAAGGTGAATTGTATGATGATGGTGTCAAAATTGCTGATTTCAATGATGATGTCAATCATTGGTATCACCACTATGGCGAAGTGCAAAATTGGGAAGATGATTGGCAAGTACAAAACTGTGAACTAGCTGGTCTAGCAACCTTTAATGAAAATAATACTGAATATCGAGAGTATATTAAGTCAGCAATTAAACAATGGCTAGACCGGGGTGTGGATGCACTGCGGGTGGATACTGTCAAGCATATGCCGATCTGGTTTTGGCAAGAATTCACTGGCGAGATGAGCAATCACAAACCAGATGTATTCATTTTTGGTGAATGGATTTATAGTAATCCAACTGACGATCGCTCAGTGGAATTTGCCAATCACTCAGGCATGACACTTCTGGACTTTGGGTTATGCGTGGCAATTCGAGCTGCACTAGGGCAAGGTTCAGAAATGGGATTCCAAACAATTCAATATATTTTTGACCAAGATCATTGCTACAACGGGGCAACAGAGCTAGTTACCTTCATTGATAACCATGATATGTGCCGTTTCCAATCGCTGAACCCCGATCCAGCGATGCTGAAGGTTGCGATCGCTTTAATTATGACCTGTCGCGGCATTCCCTGCATATATTACGGCACAGAACAGTATCTGCATAACGACACTGATGGCGGTAACGACCCGTACAACCGCCCAATGATGGAAAATTGGGATACTGAGAGTGAGATTTATCGTTGCATTAGACTGCTGTCTGGCTTACGACGACTGAATCCAGCCGTGTCAATGGGTAGCCACTGGCAAAAATACTTAACACCGGATGTTTACTGCTATGTACGCCGCTATCGTGACTCTGCGTGTTTTGTCGCTTTAAACCGGGGAGGAGAAGTTACTCTCCCAGAAGTAGAAACAGAATTACCCGATGGCGAACATACCTGCGTGGTGACTCGCAACAAGTATGAGGTGAAAGATGGCAAGATTTATGACCTAGTACTAGAAGAACGGGGAGTGATTGTTTTCAGCCACGTTGGCGAACGGATAAAAGCACAAACAATTGTCCGCGTCCAACTCAATGGCGTAGAGACCCAACCTGGTGAAATCATTGTGGTGACAGGAGATTGCCCAGAGTTAGGTAACTGGGATATCAGCAAAGCCTATCCCCTAGAGTACATCAACACCAATACTTGGTTTGCCGAGATTCCCTTTGATGAAAGTGCTGGTAAGCTAATTGCTTATAAATATGCCATGTGGCGGGAAGGGCGATCGCCTCTGCGCGAAAATCTCGTAAATCGCCGCTGGGTGATTGCGAAAGAAGGTACTGTAAAATGGCGTGATACCTGGGCATCGGGAAGAGAATCTTAG
- a CDS encoding DUF29 domain-containing protein, which translates to MSKTTLYNQDFLVWTQQQAECLKKGRWAELDVEHLVEELEALGRSEQKELGSYLQVLLMHLLKCQYQPERKTKSWVKTISNCRNKIQDCLEDTPSLQRLLEDWEWIQKYYRRARRDAANETQKPIETFPFECPFTMEQLLDPEFL; encoded by the coding sequence ATGAGTAAAACGACACTCTACAATCAGGACTTTCTGGTGTGGACACAGCAACAAGCTGAGTGCCTGAAGAAAGGACGCTGGGCTGAGTTAGATGTTGAACATTTGGTAGAGGAACTAGAGGCTTTGGGTCGGAGCGAACAAAAAGAACTTGGAAGTTATTTACAGGTGCTTTTAATGCACTTACTCAAATGCCAATATCAACCAGAGCGAAAAACCAAAAGTTGGGTTAAAACAATCTCAAATTGCCGAAATAAAATTCAAGATTGCTTAGAAGATACTCCCAGTTTGCAGCGCCTTCTAGAAGACTGGGAGTGGATACAGAAATATTATCGCCGCGCTCGTCGAGATGCCGCAAATGAGACTCAAAAGCCAATAGAAACTTTTCCCTTTGAGTGTCCTTTTACTATGGAACAACTTCTCGATCCTGAATTCCTCTAA
- a CDS encoding type II CAAX endopeptidase family protein — MTLKRLVLFFVMTPIAVLLAVSALFGSWQEPQFQSRLELYQTNIALQAQAWQSEDSGDDKLQTIREAILGEQPLESATKQYQEARQSVQANLDKVNNKLAQLRSQAEITPTPPKPLPDAPPTIKTSKQGQQQLQQSFKQLQKLLAELDLRLGILQAQQGQTDTAFKTWSELQQRSDINSGFWETAAVLTGLWSNPPRILPNAQEPIQKNLEGWFRSTALVKLYQLQQRQDALSAVKAAQQESSAQAVVKLAVIGTIPTLAALIGLILLILLFAQRLLKGKASLLAQNADIPWSTPWGGETVLQVFIIGFFFMGQIFVPLVISLLPIPRPIVDVRLQAFSVLVSYFLVALGALLVLYFSLKRFFPLPEFWFRFRFQDNWFLWGLGGYCTALPVVVVVSLINQQLWQGQGGSNPLLQLALESQDGIALGIFFSTAAIAAPFFEEILFRGFLLPSLTRYLPVWGSILISSLLFAIAHLSLSEILPLTALGIVLGVVYTRSRNLLAPMLLHSLWNSGTLLSLFILGST, encoded by the coding sequence ATGACACTCAAGCGGTTGGTTTTATTTTTTGTGATGACGCCGATAGCAGTTCTGTTAGCAGTTTCGGCTTTATTCGGCAGTTGGCAAGAACCTCAATTTCAAAGTCGTTTGGAACTATACCAAACAAATATTGCTTTACAAGCTCAAGCTTGGCAATCAGAAGATAGCGGTGATGACAAACTCCAGACCATTCGGGAAGCAATACTTGGTGAGCAACCCCTAGAAAGCGCTACAAAGCAGTATCAGGAGGCGCGTCAATCAGTTCAAGCTAATTTAGACAAAGTTAACAACAAACTTGCACAATTACGCTCTCAAGCTGAAATAACTCCCACGCCTCCGAAACCTCTACCAGACGCTCCTCCCACTATTAAAACTTCTAAACAGGGACAACAACAGTTACAGCAGTCTTTTAAGCAATTACAAAAATTACTGGCTGAATTAGACCTGCGTTTGGGAATCTTACAAGCACAGCAAGGACAGACAGATACAGCCTTCAAGACTTGGAGCGAATTACAACAACGCTCAGATATTAATTCAGGGTTTTGGGAAACCGCCGCTGTATTGACTGGACTGTGGAGCAATCCTCCTCGTATCCTCCCAAATGCTCAAGAACCAATTCAAAAGAATTTAGAAGGTTGGTTTCGCTCTACTGCTTTGGTTAAGTTATACCAACTTCAGCAACGACAAGATGCGTTATCAGCAGTAAAAGCCGCACAACAAGAATCTTCTGCTCAAGCAGTTGTTAAATTGGCAGTTATTGGCACTATTCCCACCTTGGCAGCTTTAATTGGTCTAATACTGCTGATTTTATTATTTGCTCAACGCTTGTTGAAAGGAAAAGCCTCGTTATTAGCTCAAAATGCTGATATCCCTTGGTCAACGCCTTGGGGTGGTGAAACGGTTTTGCAGGTTTTTATCATCGGCTTTTTCTTTATGGGGCAAATTTTTGTACCTTTGGTGATATCACTGCTACCTATCCCGCGTCCCATTGTGGATGTGCGACTTCAGGCATTTTCTGTGTTGGTTAGTTACTTCTTGGTGGCATTAGGTGCGCTGTTAGTACTGTATTTCTCTCTCAAGCGCTTTTTTCCACTACCAGAATTCTGGTTTCGCTTCCGTTTTCAAGATAACTGGTTTTTGTGGGGACTGGGAGGCTATTGCACGGCTTTACCTGTAGTTGTGGTGGTATCTTTGATTAATCAGCAGCTATGGCAAGGACAGGGCGGGAGTAATCCTCTGTTGCAACTAGCTCTGGAAAGCCAAGATGGTATCGCACTTGGTATATTTTTCTCCACAGCGGCGATCGCAGCTCCATTTTTTGAAGAAATCCTATTTCGTGGTTTTTTGTTACCCTCTCTAACTCGTTACTTACCCGTGTGGGGATCGATTCTGATCAGTAGTTTGTTGTTTGCGATCGCTCACCTCAGCTTATCGGAAATTCTCCCCCTGACCGCATTGGGCATTGTCTTGGGAGTAGTCTACACGCGATCGCGCAATCTCCTCGCTCCTATGCTCCTCCACAGCCTTTGGAATAGTGGTACGCTATTAAGTTTATTCATTTTGGGTAGCACTTAA
- a CDS encoding NINE protein, which yields MANLNPSHPTKQLLAGYCGIILGAFGVHKFILGYASEGFIMLVISVVGGSFTYGVALLVMQLVGLIEGMIYLNKSPEGFVNTYFVNKQGWF from the coding sequence ATGGCAAATCTCAACCCCAGTCACCCTACCAAACAACTTCTCGCTGGTTACTGTGGCATTATCCTGGGAGCATTCGGAGTTCATAAGTTTATTCTAGGATACGCTTCGGAAGGCTTTATCATGTTAGTGATTTCTGTAGTTGGGGGTTCTTTTACCTACGGCGTTGCTTTGTTAGTTATGCAACTTGTAGGTCTAATTGAAGGCATGATTTACTTAAATAAATCCCCTGAAGGATTTGTAAATACCTATTTTGTGAATAAGCAAGGCTGGTTCTAG